Proteins from one Pseudomonadota bacterium genomic window:
- a CDS encoding type III restriction endonuclease subunit R, with protein sequence SGYYIDKRDRETRTTRWEKLEEDFEYDPNKLDRDVVAIDQIRTIIKTFKDKVLTEIFPGRTWVPKTLIFAKDDSHAEDIVKIIREEFGKGNDFAQKITYKTTGQKPEDLINSFRTSPMPRIAVTVDMIATGTDIKPLEIVMFMRAVRSRSFFEQMKGRGVRVVNPNDLQSVTPDAKFKDHFIIVDCVGVCEMDKTDSRPMERKPTVSLEKLLQAVSLGNTDPDVISSLAARMARIGRQITPADDRQVIELANGKTIEQLTTDLVTAIKPDNHIERARQDTGCAEPSEEQINQAATKLIVEATRPLHNPELRNFLVEVKKKNEQIIDNISEDQVISAEFSVEALEKVKSMVQSFEQFVSDNRDEITALQVLYSRPYKSRLRFEDIKELAARIEKPPHHFRVDNLWDGYAALEKAKVKGANAPHILTDLVSLVRFAMHQENELVPFPEKVEANFKAWLSQQEASGKKFSDEQRQWLVMIRDHIAANLGIETDDFDYAPFAQEGGLGRVYQLFGEDLTVIIEELNEALAA encoded by the coding sequence ACCTTTAAAGACAAGGTGCTGACCGAGATCTTCCCGGGCCGCACATGGGTACCAAAGACCCTGATCTTCGCCAAGGACGACAGCCACGCCGAGGATATCGTCAAGATCATCCGCGAGGAGTTCGGCAAGGGCAACGATTTCGCCCAGAAGATTACCTACAAGACCACCGGTCAGAAACCAGAGGATCTTATTAATTCATTCCGTACCAGTCCAATGCCCAGAATCGCCGTCACCGTCGATATGATCGCCACCGGCACCGATATCAAGCCGCTGGAAATCGTCATGTTCATGCGGGCCGTCCGCTCACGCTCCTTCTTCGAGCAGATGAAGGGTCGCGGGGTACGGGTTGTCAATCCTAACGATCTGCAGTCGGTCACCCCGGATGCCAAGTTCAAGGACCATTTCATCATTGTCGATTGTGTCGGTGTCTGCGAGATGGACAAGACCGATTCTCGGCCCATGGAGAGAAAACCCACGGTCAGTCTCGAAAAACTCCTGCAGGCGGTAAGCCTCGGCAATACCGACCCGGATGTCATTTCATCGCTGGCCGCCCGGATGGCCCGGATCGGCCGGCAGATAACGCCTGCGGATGATCGCCAGGTGATCGAGCTTGCCAATGGTAAGACAATCGAACAGTTGACAACCGATCTGGTCACCGCCATCAAGCCCGACAACCATATTGAAAGGGCCAGGCAGGATACTGGCTGCGCCGAGCCCAGTGAAGAGCAGATCAACCAGGCCGCCACCAAACTGATTGTCGAGGCAACCCGGCCCCTCCATAATCCCGAACTGCGCAATTTCCTGGTCGAGGTCAAGAAGAAGAACGAGCAGATCATCGACAACATCAGTGAAGATCAGGTGATCTCCGCCGAGTTTTCCGTCGAGGCCCTGGAAAAGGTCAAGTCCATGGTCCAATCCTTCGAGCAGTTTGTGTCCGATAACCGCGACGAGATCACCGCCCTGCAGGTTCTTTACAGCAGGCCCTACAAGAGCCGGTTGCGCTTTGAGGATATCAAGGAACTGGCCGCTCGGATCGAAAAGCCGCCGCACCATTTCCGGGTCGATAATCTCTGGGATGGGTATGCGGCTCTTGAGAAGGCCAAGGTCAAGGGGGCCAATGCCCCGCATATCCTGACCGATCTGGTTTCCCTGGTCCGTTTTGCCATGCATCAGGAGAATGAGCTGGTGCCGTTTCCGGAAAAGGTTGAGGCAAATTTCAAGGCCTGGCTCTCCCAGCAGGAGGCAAGTGGTAAGAAGTTCAGCGATGAACAGCGGCAATGGCTGGTGATGATCCGCGACCATATTGCCGCCAATCTTGGTATAGAGACTGACGACTTTGATTATGCGCCTTTTGCCCAGGAAGGTGGGTTAGGTAGGGTGTATCAGCTCTTTGGTGAAGATTTGACTGTGATAATTGAAGAATTAAACGAGGCGTTGGCGGCTTAA